The genomic window TTCCTTTACACCAATTACTGTACTGAAAGGTGGTGGTTTTATATATGACCACTGTTTCAAACTCAGTGTACACAGTGTACACTAATACTTACAGTGTACACAAATACTAACGATAGCAAAAATATCGCTAATATTAATTTGAGCATTTTCAAGGTATATCTATAATATAGATCATGTAAATCAGTCATTATTGAGACATTCATGAAAGAAGCTATTTcaaaaaacatggaaatgtgcttttattaaataaagaataaattacAATAATATGACATTAATGTATAAATAACTCAATATAACACTGGAAATTATGCCTCAATGTGTCACAGCAACTTTAAGAAAGGTGGTTATTAAATAAATTTACATTGTGAAGTTCTACTGATTCAAAGGGATGAGTGATATGTGGATAGTGGGCCGTCAGTTTAGTTACAGGAGTTAAGACAGCATTTCACCTCATGATATAGTAGTTTAATGCATACATTACACACTCAGAAATAGTTGGTAAATTGATGTAAAGTTGCGTTGATGTTTGAACTGATTGGCTGTAAGCAAACAGGCAATATGGACACAAGCATGCTCacataaacactttcaaatttCAGCTTGAAAACCTTTGACTGCACTAATATCACAGACGACTATTATCATTTGTTGCAGACGTCACATTTCATATCAAAATCGCACAAACATGTATGATTGTATAAAATGTTGATTCAacctaaaacaaaaatattgatgAGATATTGATAGATTGAATTACTTGTAGTTTTGGCATCCTTGTGCTCTACTGCAGACAGTACATGGcagaaatgtgtaaatattGAGTTCCTGAAGAAAACTTGGTAAACATGTTTACAACTTTATAAATTTATTGATTTTGAATAATTACACCCACACATTGAGTGCATACTATTGGGTTAAAGCTTGAAGCTTCCTGTAAACCTGATCTGGAGAGATATATTAGTTATCACTGCAGTGGAAGATCCAAACTCTGTAAACTTCATCAGGAAATGAGACTGGATTTGATAGACATGAAAAATCTCAACAATGGGAATGTCAGCACAGGACATTAAAGCTGGTCCAAGTGCTTGTTTCTTGTTCTGTCAAGTCACTGTTTTTACATGGCAGAGTGCTGCCATCAAGTGGTGAGAAAGAggaatttaattttaaactgGCACCAACACAAAACCAGGCAAAATACTGTCCTCGTCTCCGAGTCAGAGCTTTGCTGTGTTCACAAATACTTCTCATGGCACATGACAtcaaactaataataattttcagTTCAGCCAGACTTATTGCACAGGTATACAGATTAAACCAGCGGACTGGATTTCTTTTGGGTCAGAAAATAATCTGTTCATGAATGGCCAGTGGATACAATGAGGAGAAAAATGCATTAAATCAACCAAGCCtaccaaataaaaataaataaataaacttgagCAAAGGCTAGTGGTTTTCATTGACAGATTTTACACAATTTACTCCTCTTGAACAAGCTTATATatgaaattttatttatttatttttggaattGTTGGCCATGCTACTCTTTTATTTCCATAaagtaatacattttaaattaaacactgCACACTTTTAGATCAACATTAAAACTGGGTGCATTCACAGTGTCCAGCTGActccaaaaaaaagaaaaaagtgatatttaataataattaaaccACTCATCAATTATccctcactgtcactgtaagAACATAGCCAATGCAGTTGAGCACAGCACAAATGCATCCACTGCGGTGTAATAAAGCATGCAGTGCTGAATTGTCCCAaactgttcagtttgtgttttgctcTATTATGGTGAATCACAGAATCACAGAATCTGGAGTGTAGAGTATACACAGTCATGCACCCCGTGGACTCTTTAATTACGCACACACCACCGCCCACTGAAGTGCATTTCATATGTGACTGATATTGCAGCTGTCTCTCATCTTAGTATGCAGGTCTGCACAAGCAAACTATTTTAAAGTAGAAAAATCAAACTTAAAACAGAGCGAGGGAACTTTCATAAGagaaatttcatttattttcttcatgaGGGCGGAGACAGCAGTGCTCCTAATGTTTGTTAAGCCCTCCTGACAGTAAAGCTATGGGGAGTCTTTCTTCaaatgaacagctgctgctgagaattttaaaaaagcaatttgTACAGAGTCAACTGCAGAGCTGGCTCATGCATCACTACTACACAGGAATTATGAATTTTATATTGAGAGCAAATCATTTAATTTGTCTGAATTCAGACATTAGTTGCTACACAacacttaaacttaaaaatTAGCCTCCTATACACATAGTAACATGGCACTTTCTAAACTCATACTACCTGGtcaatgataaataaaaaggCATTGGCAGTAGATAAGATGTTAATTTTATAATGGCACTAAGTCTCTGGAGTGGGGCTGTCCTTTCATCCAAATACTCAAAGGAATATTGACTTTGAAATGGAACAAGAGGAGTAtgatatgtgcatgtgtcaggATGACATGGGAAGAAAGTGGATTAAACGATGGGTGGAGTATggaatcagaaaaaaatgacatgactaAATGACACccatttttacagattttatatattttccaaGCATGCAGCTGATGCTGTGGTGACTGATAATAATATTCTATAGATTCACTTATCAATTCATCTGTTCATTGCTCACTCTCACCCTGTCTGAACTcccctgactgactgactgactacaGGTTGCTTTCTTGGGTATCGTTGGAGGATATGGGGTGCAGACCTCCATTCTCGTTAAGTCTCTTGGCACGGTAAGTTTCATAGTGAATGTTATGGGTAACCTCCTTCAGATCCTGGAGGTGAGACCTAAGAAAGACGggtacagaaacacagaggggCAGAGGAGGTCATGTTACTAGTTagtatttatctatctatctaacaGGCAGGTATCAGTGTTATTCTGTTTTAGCTCAGCACAGTTCCTGCctgttaaaaatgaataactGGACCCAGGAATTAATCTGAACCAATAGGATTTACAAGAGagtaaaatatatacatatataatacatatacatacatatataaaatatatatcttaCAAGTAAACAGTATACTTATTTTCAAATTTGTGTGTTCGGtcacaaaataatgtttatgtttaaataaTGAGTCAATAAACTGATTGGTCAGGCTTTTggctttaaaataaacaaaatgtcacGTTGGCCTCAGggaaatttgtaaaaaaaatcccagaatGAACAAAAAATATTGACTGATTatttgacagtgaaaataatcattagctgcatccctattatttttagttattaattattaattatattgCTAAACTATTAATAGCAATATGTCAAATCCCATTGTCTCGAATTGCTCCTTTATTCCATTTTATTGCACTGCTTTGGGATTTTAATGCTTATATTTAGAAACACTTCTTTACCTGATTAGGAAATCTCTCAGCTGAGCAAACTCACAATGGTTGGGATTTTCAACTgcaaggaaaaaagtaaaaaagaatcaaaagcCATATCATGCATTCCTTCCTATTCCAAGTCCTTTAGTTCGCACTATCAATATAATCTCTGTGGGAAAGGGACTGTAAATGTTACTTATTAAGAAAGGCAATAGTACCCACCTTCTACGATTCCCCACGCTGTCTTTCTCCCCAGAACTCGTTTGCCATTCACTTGATATTCTTTGTCGCTGCCCACCACAGCAAAGGGCATCGCCTCCTATGGACAGACATTTCAACTGGGTTCAGTGTACTGAAGTGAGCCACACAAGATTTATGAGAtgaaacaaatacacaacatgCTCTGGTGCCCTGACATTCTGCTCAGAGGAAGCAGCGCATGAGGGGGAGAGAAACAGTGGGCTGAGCTGGGTGGAGAGGAGGGacggcagagagagagagagacttattTTCTgttggagaggaggaaaattgTGGGACAAatatgtgagaaagaaagaatagaACCACTTACTCTGATCTTGTCATTGTCGCTCTTGTCCTCCATGTCCTCATCAAACTCCTTCTGTGGGTAAAACTCGATCCCGCTCATCTCCAGCTCCTTCCTTACctacagcacaacacaaagccAGGAAGCTAATCTATAGCCAGTCTGATACTGGACTGTGAGGCAGACACCAATACAGATGTCCATAaattcatctctttttttaaatacacacataattaattttctggccacttgggggcagcagaaacaagctgttaacacaacattgacatattatcaccttgtAAAGTCGATATGGGTAACCTCTCAGCAAACAGTGGCTTATTTACACCCCTAGCagattagcattagcatttatctAAACCCATGTTTCTGGCCATCTAACAAATCCAAGTCCAACGTCCACTCTCCTTTGATATCTTGTATTAATCTTGACCAGGTCCTTTTTTTGGTCAAACACATGCTGAATGTGGCAACAACACTGataagagcagtgagagtgaaccaaaacagtaaactCACCTACACACCAATGCTAAAACGCTCTGTAGAGCTGAACTGCACAGaaaggtgataattctctgtagctaatcattttacattacatgtaATAATTTCATTAATTGTTAATGCAAAAATATTGAATTGAATATTGATTACAACAGCTTTCAAGAGGAAGATATGTCCCAAGCAGGACATTTTGAAGCTGAAATACTTGACAATGCTCTCATATCAGCTGGCATTTACATTGATGCCAATTTCTCTACAATAAGTCGATGTATCATCTAGCATTAACTGAGTGAGCCGGCTCTTCCCTGAAACTCACCCGCTGTTTGAATTCCTGTCTCTCCTCAATGGTCATCGTGTCTGCCTTAGCAATGACGGGAATAATGTTGACTGAGTGACTCAGGCGCTTCATGAACTCGGTGTCTAGCTGCCGAAGACTGAAGGGGGCAgaacagagaagacaaagaaggAAAGTGAGTTAGTAGGTAGATTTAGGAGCCGTGACTCTGCCGGAAAGCTCGCATGCAGGGTAACAAAAATAGCAGAGAGGCAGGCACAGGGATTTTATCTGTCATGTTTCATACGTCTCATTACCTTTCCCTGGCCTTGTCGCAATTACAAAAGATTTACAGTGTGAATGCTTTAGAAAAGTGGGCTTATCACCGGACAAAGGTTGCATCCCAGTTCTTGTTTGTCCTGCACACAAAACATTGTGTCAGTCTCAATTACCGCAGCTAAGAGGGATGAGATACACAGGCTGTAATACACAAAAGGTTGCATCCGTTTATCCATTAAAGAGCAATTTCACAGCTGTCAGCAGGAGCTAATTGTGAGGTGttcagaggacagacagaggtgtgtgttgcCTGCAATATAAAGTAGCACAATTGATATAGGGCCTTGTTAATgtgaactgaaatgtttttggatAAAGGGGCATGaacactgcctgtgtgtgaacGCAGAGATTATTCATCTGTCTCAGCTCTGTTAACATTTAACTCACGAGTGTCCGGTTGGGGAGATGAAATAGATACAGCAGTGCACCCTGGTGTCTGGGATGCGCTTCTTTCTGGTGATGTTGACCTCTTCCTTTAGGAACTTCTCATACTGCTCATTGATGTACTTGGAAATCGGCTCCCAGCTTCagacacaagagagagagagagatcagcgtgagagaaaaagattacttgaaactgaaaagagagggagaagtagAAAAGGAGTGTTCTCAGGAAAGTCAATTTTCAATGTAGTTTGGGGAAACTAAATGCATTGCTGTACTGAGGTGACAggagaaaagtagaaaaaataaaataaggcaGTAATGATGACATTAATGAGGCTTTAATGATCCAGGAGTTGGAACACCCACCAGTTGTCGTTATTGATTTGGTCTCCGAAGCCTGGAGTGTCAACGACTGTCAGCTTCATCTTCACTCCACCCTCCTCAATGACTGCAAAACAAGATCTGTATTTGATGTATATTCGATATCTGAATATTCAGCATAttgaaaaaatgtttaacaCAGGAAATATAAATGATGTGAtatggatttttgtttttccttctgctGTGTCTCTCAGGCATCTCTAACTGGCAAGGGTATAATAATGTCGGGTCACTGTCAGCTGCAGGCGATGTGTGCATGATCACGTCATCAGGGATGTATGAAAATGCCAGCTCAGTTGCTTTGCCTGTCGCAGACGCCATGATGAGCACAGGACTGAGTGCTACATACTGAAGAGTCACCAACTGATTTCATAAACGCCGTGCATAGCTGTCCTCCTAAGTGTCTGATTCGATACTAAGACTGGGGGATGGGGTGCCAcagtcagacatttttaaatgcaacGCACACATACTTTGCCATGAACTCCAGCTAATTTAggactcttctttttttttcaaacaaatcacGACTGACTGTTGCTGCTCGGTTTTGTTTAATACAGCAGAAAGCTTGTGCATCATAGAAGAATTTCACAAATAAATGGATGTTTCACAGAGATAAACTCTGCGATGAATGAAACAATTCTGATTCCTCACCCTACAACACGGTCAACAAACCACAAATTGAGCTATGATTACCTCTTTGTGTCAGTTGTCAGCAGGGGTTATTGgttgttaccatggaaacacagctcCTAGTTCTGAGATTGTCTGGTGTTATCATAGCAAACTTTTTAGGCTTCAAATTACGTAATCTTCACCGTTATGCAACTGTCTAACTTGTATTAGGCTAGACAAACTAAGACTGCCTAAATCAATAGaccagtctctctctgctttgtgaGACCTGATATCAGGAGAATGGAGATAAGAGACTTCGGTGCTTCTTTTTTTACTAGctgtaaaatgtgtctgtatttgagATGTCCTATGTTCTGTGTGAAACAAAGAGGACCGTCTCAAAAGATCAGTCTGTCAAACAAAatcagatgaaaatgaaaagaaattcTGATGCACACAGTATATGTGTGAACAAATATTGTGTGTGCtggagcaaaaaaaaacccaaaacaacaaaaccctTTTCCATTACAGAAATCCCCACAATTCGGGACATTATTTCCAGGATTGATTTGAGTCAAGTAAAAGCTGTCAGCGATCCAGTGGGAATCTGTAGGTCCAAGAACAATCTGTACTGACCGATGACTAAATACTGTTTGTCACGAAATAGTCAGAGTTTTAGTTATGAAGTAGATACAGAAATAAGGTCAGGCTATTTATCACTGAACATCTACATTCATAATTTCACTCAGCAAAATGCTAAACACCACAGCTGATGTAAGGAAATCATTATTTATGataatttatttcattaaattgTTCAGATTAACACAACACATGACACATGTTACATTTAGGAAAATGAGACATTATATAGTAGCTGATGATAATTAAAAATCTCAACACCTGGCAAACCCGCAGCCTTTTTATCTACAGCAGATGTCATGGCAACGGACCAGAAAGGATAGGTTCGCAATTTTCAGTTCTGTCTTGAAACCATATTGAGGTGCCCATATGTCTTTGCTTGCTGTAATCGTTCCTCCTAATGTATTGACTGTTTATATGTTATATGCTTAtatactgcttataaatgctaaatacagagacaaaacTTATCTTAATCTGCCAGACGCTTCTGTGACTCAGACTCATTGAACAGcctggcagcagagcagaaatattCCCCTCTAAAGTTTTTGAGTGAGCCTCGCCCttctaaccaatcagagaaggcCCAAAGTCAG from Lates calcarifer isolate ASB-BC8 linkage group LG5, TLL_Latcal_v3, whole genome shotgun sequence includes these protein-coding regions:
- the septin3 gene encoding neuronal-specific septin-3 isoform X2 codes for the protein MSDVVPPEVKPKPAVPAKPPNVGAPSPSSPFPPQGQGIGGGVGVSAPPPSGIPVPIGSHGLGHGGSHAIGHGVGHGAGHGGSHAAAHSGSHGHATSHSSGGGSTLLGYIGIDTIIEQMRKKTMKTGFDFNIMVVGHSGLGKSTLVNTLFKSQVSRRSAGWARDEKIPKTVEIKSVSHVIEEGGVKMKLTVVDTPGFGDQINNDNCWEPISKYINEQYEKFLKEEVNITRKKRIPDTRVHCCIYFISPTGHSLRQLDTEFMKRLSHSVNIIPVIAKADTMTIEERQEFKQRVRKELEMSGIEFYPQKEFDEDMEDKSDNDKIREAMPFAVVGSDKEYQVNGKRVLGRKTAWGIVEVENPNHCEFAQLRDFLIRSHLQDLKEVTHNIHYETYRAKRLNENGGLHPISSNDTQESNL
- the septin3 gene encoding neuronal-specific septin-3 isoform X1; protein product: MEEPEDPYYVTMYYPGSVYVDMSDVVPPEVKPKPAVPAKPPNVGAPSPSSPFPPQGQGIGGGVGVSAPPPSGIPVPIGSHGLGHGGSHAIGHGVGHGAGHGGSHAAAHSGSHGHATSHSSGGGSTLLGYIGIDTIIEQMRKKTMKTGFDFNIMVVGHSGLGKSTLVNTLFKSQVSRRSAGWARDEKIPKTVEIKSVSHVIEEGGVKMKLTVVDTPGFGDQINNDNCWEPISKYINEQYEKFLKEEVNITRKKRIPDTRVHCCIYFISPTGHSLRQLDTEFMKRLSHSVNIIPVIAKADTMTIEERQEFKQRVRKELEMSGIEFYPQKEFDEDMEDKSDNDKIREAMPFAVVGSDKEYQVNGKRVLGRKTAWGIVEVENPNHCEFAQLRDFLIRSHLQDLKEVTHNIHYETYRAKRLNENGGLHPISSNDTQESNL